The following are encoded in a window of Corynebacterium marinum DSM 44953 genomic DNA:
- a CDS encoding arabinosyltransferase domain-containing protein produces the protein MSETAVSNRETSPAAPRGRDTAPEWLKNVAIISGLLGFVLFLLTPFLPVNQTQSSFSWPQGDSLNSVNAPLVSYAPERIDVELPVAEAVDGLRGGQSLLLSTLPADSTDATSRGMFVRSFDGGLDVVVRDQVPLELTADEVAELPDDAVLTVSSTGDETVAEIPGERDAEGEELRGVIDEDVRPQVTGIYTEIEDTDGNLASLTDAGLSADVEINSRFTSAPSALKYTAMFGGLAALLVALWALHRMDRLDGRTSRRFLPAGWWRLRPLDGIVSFVLVYWHIFGANTSDDGFILTMARVSENAGYMANYYRWFGVPESPFGSPFYDMLALFTQVSTASVWMRVPALLSGLIIWFVLSREIIPRLGARIDGRKVAHWTAAMVFLAFWLPYNNGTRPEPIIAMAALLTWASFERSIATSRLLPAAIGVIIATLALGAGPTGLMAVAALLASLSSLIRIVNRRLPLLGAGAGASRSTIFKAVAAMVAPFLASGTAILIGVFGDQTLASVMESIRVRSAKGPAMNWYEEWARYQTLMEQTVDGSLTRRFVVLMLFLCLAIVIAAILRQGRVPGAAKDPSMRLVLIIFGTMFFMMFTPTKWTHHFGVYAGIAGALAALAAVSLSHLALRSTRARTLMIGAVIFLLAISLSGINGWWYISSFGIPWFDKTVQFRGFEASTLVLFIALAVLLLGTLQSFVGDVRTARAEQQGTLDELEAEEARKRSRWVGVASAPIAVASALIVLFSMASFAKAFVSQAPAYSIGMGNLRSLTGDTCSLANDALVETNSNDSFLSPVGGVELGDSLESEDNRGFEANNVPPSISQDAVSTASVGAIADSDNAGGSEEATGQETGNTGGVRADVGVNGSSARLPFDLDYTQVPVVGSWTSGPQYPASITTSWYELPERSEEAPLIVVSAAGRIEHHDINGVLHDGQDLTLEYGTLGADGEVGNVGETELLDIGPQPSWRNLRLPVEALPEEADVIRITATDLSLDPEQWLAFTPPRVPALDSLHNVIGSEQPGLLDWSVALQFPCQRTFDHFAGVAEIPEFRISPDHPGKSTLTPFQDYDGGGVMGTAEAVNFSYELPSYTRQDWHRDWGSIEIYQPRTNSAGASPDNAEIDYELIQRSGWWKPSEMNINTGG, from the coding sequence GTGTCTGAAACTGCCGTGTCTAACCGTGAGACGTCCCCAGCCGCCCCCCGTGGCCGGGACACCGCCCCGGAATGGCTGAAGAACGTCGCGATCATCTCCGGCCTGCTCGGGTTCGTGCTCTTCCTGCTGACGCCATTCCTGCCGGTCAACCAGACCCAGTCGTCCTTTTCGTGGCCGCAGGGTGACAGCCTCAACTCGGTCAACGCGCCGCTGGTGTCCTACGCCCCCGAGCGCATCGACGTCGAGCTCCCCGTCGCCGAAGCCGTCGACGGCCTGCGGGGCGGTCAGTCCCTCCTGCTGTCGACGCTGCCCGCCGACTCCACCGACGCCACCTCCCGCGGCATGTTCGTCCGCTCCTTCGACGGCGGCCTGGACGTGGTCGTCCGCGACCAGGTCCCCCTCGAGCTCACCGCGGATGAGGTCGCGGAGCTTCCCGACGACGCCGTGCTCACCGTCTCCTCCACCGGGGACGAGACGGTCGCCGAGATCCCGGGCGAGCGCGACGCCGAGGGCGAGGAGCTCAGGGGCGTGATCGACGAGGACGTCCGCCCCCAGGTCACCGGCATTTACACCGAGATCGAGGACACTGACGGCAACCTCGCCTCGCTCACCGACGCCGGTCTGAGCGCCGACGTCGAGATCAACTCCCGCTTCACCTCCGCCCCCTCCGCCCTGAAGTACACCGCCATGTTCGGCGGCCTGGCCGCCCTCCTGGTGGCACTGTGGGCGCTGCACCGGATGGACCGCCTGGACGGGCGGACGTCGCGGCGCTTCCTGCCCGCCGGCTGGTGGCGGCTGCGCCCCCTCGACGGCATCGTCAGCTTCGTCCTGGTCTACTGGCACATCTTCGGCGCCAACACCTCCGACGACGGTTTCATCCTCACCATGGCGCGGGTCTCCGAAAACGCGGGCTACATGGCGAACTACTACCGCTGGTTCGGCGTGCCCGAGTCACCCTTCGGTTCCCCGTTCTACGACATGCTGGCCCTGTTCACCCAGGTGTCCACCGCCTCGGTGTGGATGCGCGTGCCGGCGCTGCTCTCCGGGCTCATCATCTGGTTCGTCCTCTCGCGGGAGATCATCCCCCGCCTCGGCGCGCGTATCGACGGCCGCAAGGTCGCCCACTGGACCGCCGCCATGGTGTTCCTCGCCTTCTGGCTGCCCTACAACAACGGCACCCGCCCCGAGCCGATCATCGCCATGGCCGCGCTGCTCACCTGGGCATCCTTCGAACGCTCCATCGCCACCTCCCGTCTGCTGCCCGCCGCCATCGGCGTGATCATCGCCACGCTGGCCCTCGGCGCCGGCCCCACCGGCCTCATGGCCGTGGCCGCCCTGCTGGCCTCGCTGTCCAGTCTCATCCGCATCGTCAACCGGCGGCTGCCGCTGCTGGGTGCGGGCGCGGGGGCGTCGAGAAGCACGATCTTCAAGGCCGTGGCCGCGATGGTCGCCCCCTTCCTCGCCTCCGGCACCGCCATCCTCATCGGCGTTTTCGGCGACCAGACTCTGGCCTCCGTGATGGAGTCCATCCGGGTGCGCTCCGCCAAGGGTCCGGCCATGAACTGGTACGAGGAGTGGGCGCGCTACCAGACGCTCATGGAGCAGACCGTCGACGGTTCGCTCACCCGCCGCTTCGTCGTGCTGATGCTGTTCCTCTGCCTGGCCATCGTCATCGCCGCCATCCTGCGGCAGGGGCGGGTGCCGGGCGCCGCGAAGGACCCGTCCATGCGTCTGGTGCTGATCATCTTCGGCACCATGTTCTTCATGATGTTCACGCCGACCAAGTGGACCCACCACTTCGGTGTCTACGCCGGCATCGCCGGAGCCCTCGCGGCCTTGGCTGCGGTGTCGCTGAGCCACCTGGCGCTGCGCTCGACCCGCGCCCGCACCCTCATGATCGGCGCGGTGATCTTCCTCCTGGCGATCTCCCTGTCCGGCATCAACGGCTGGTGGTACATCTCCAGTTTCGGCATCCCGTGGTTCGACAAGACCGTGCAGTTCCGCGGCTTCGAGGCCTCCACCCTCGTGCTGTTCATCGCCCTGGCGGTCCTGCTCCTGGGCACTCTCCAGTCCTTCGTCGGCGACGTGCGCACCGCCCGCGCCGAACAACAGGGCACCCTCGACGAACTCGAGGCTGAGGAGGCCCGCAAACGATCCCGTTGGGTCGGCGTCGCCTCCGCCCCCATCGCCGTGGCCAGCGCCCTGATCGTGCTGTTCTCCATGGCGTCCTTCGCCAAGGCCTTCGTCTCCCAGGCGCCGGCCTACTCCATCGGCATGGGCAACCTGCGCTCCCTGACCGGAGACACCTGCAGCCTGGCCAACGACGCCCTCGTGGAGACCAACTCCAACGACTCCTTCCTCTCCCCCGTCGGCGGCGTGGAACTGGGCGATTCCCTCGAATCCGAGGACAACCGCGGCTTCGAGGCCAACAACGTCCCGCCGTCGATCAGCCAGGACGCCGTCTCCACCGCGTCGGTCGGCGCCATCGCCGACTCCGACAACGCCGGCGGCTCCGAGGAGGCCACCGGCCAGGAGACCGGCAACACCGGCGGCGTGCGCGCCGACGTCGGGGTCAACGGCTCCAGCGCCCGCCTGCCCTTCGACCTCGACTACACGCAGGTCCCGGTCGTCGGCTCCTGGACCTCGGGCCCGCAGTACCCCGCCAGCATCACCACCAGCTGGTACGAACTGCCCGAGCGCAGCGAGGAGGCCCCCCTCATCGTCGTCTCCGCCGCGGGCCGCATCGAGCACCACGACATCAACGGCGTCCTCCACGACGGCCAGGATCTGACCCTCGAGTACGGCACCCTCGGCGCGGACGGGGAGGTGGGCAACGTCGGCGAGACAGAACTGCTGGACATCGGCCCCCAGCCCTCCTGGCGCAACCTCCGACTGCCCGTCGAGGCCCTGCCCGAGGAGGCCGACGTCATCCGCATCACCGCGACCGACCTCAGCCTCGACCCCGAGCAGTGGCTCGCCTTCACCCCGCCGCGCGTGCCCGCTCTCGACTCGCTGCACAATGTCATCGGGTCGGAGCAGCCTGGGCTGCTCGACTGGTCGGTGGCGCTGCAGTTCCCCTGCCAGCGCACCTTCGACCACTTCGCCGGCGTCGCGGAGATCCCCGAGTTCCGCATCTCCCCCGACCACCCGGGCAAG
- a CDS encoding galactan 5-O-arabinofuranosyltransferase, translating into MPTTTTEDYTTDQLSRRGTLVGVAAAGAAGAVVTLAVWLVLRMTSWPAFNTSNMTYALSTAATVVTLAAVGALTVAWLLDEQKLARRREAGGSAGISRPRWRVILTYLVSYLSPAALVISTTAIPLSATRLYLDGMQVDQQFRTQFLTRMATTWANQDMNYIDLPSYYPLGWFWGGGRLADLLGIPGWEVYQPWALISFAVVGCMLVPVWQRLTGSLPVAVGIALVTLCVTLVMAPEEPYGAIVAMGVPAATVVVGRALLGSWYATAAMVLYLGISATFYTLYTGVVALSVVAVAALFAGLIYRTWRPLLHLVVIGTGSILIALTTWGPYLWLTVTGHPTEGSTAPNFLPVEGTQIPVPFLSLSVVGLLCLAGLIWLVVRATDLDARSMGLALAGFYLWAVASMVFTLAGTTLLGFRIEVLIVLQLATAGVLALAELRLIGVESLYPDRLNARSRRYVTVLMVIILSGGGLLYAQQIPVENQRAIDHAYSDTDGYGERADRFTADVSRYYGEIDAEIRSHGHEPSDTVVYTDELNFLAFHPYFGFQAFTSHYANPLGEFTARNDTIDDWATGSWDDLSDPEDFDDALTGTPWRGPDVFLLRGEVDAIADEDQKSGWKSHLAEDIYPNNPNVRYRIIDFNPEVFRSDMWNTSQIGPFVVATRVKNPA; encoded by the coding sequence ATGCCAACGACCACCACCGAGGACTACACCACTGACCAGTTGAGCCGGCGCGGGACCCTGGTGGGCGTCGCCGCCGCCGGGGCTGCGGGAGCGGTGGTCACCCTCGCCGTCTGGCTGGTCCTCCGGATGACCAGCTGGCCGGCGTTCAACACGTCGAACATGACGTACGCGCTGTCGACCGCCGCGACTGTCGTCACGCTCGCGGCGGTAGGCGCCCTCACCGTCGCGTGGTTGCTCGACGAGCAGAAGCTGGCGCGGCGTCGGGAAGCGGGCGGCAGCGCCGGGATCAGTCGGCCCCGGTGGCGGGTGATCCTCACCTACCTCGTCTCCTATCTCTCCCCCGCGGCACTGGTCATCTCCACCACTGCGATCCCGCTGTCAGCGACACGCCTCTACCTGGACGGCATGCAGGTCGACCAGCAGTTCCGCACGCAGTTCCTCACCAGGATGGCCACCACGTGGGCGAACCAGGACATGAACTACATCGACCTGCCCAGCTACTACCCGCTGGGGTGGTTCTGGGGCGGCGGACGGCTCGCCGATCTCCTCGGTATCCCGGGGTGGGAGGTCTACCAACCGTGGGCGCTGATCTCCTTCGCGGTGGTCGGCTGCATGCTCGTCCCGGTGTGGCAGCGTCTGACCGGTTCCCTGCCCGTCGCGGTGGGAATCGCACTGGTCACGTTGTGCGTCACGCTGGTGATGGCCCCGGAGGAGCCCTACGGCGCGATCGTCGCGATGGGTGTCCCCGCGGCCACTGTCGTCGTCGGGCGGGCGCTGCTGGGCTCCTGGTACGCCACCGCGGCGATGGTGCTGTACCTGGGCATTTCCGCCACGTTCTACACCCTGTACACGGGTGTGGTGGCGCTGTCCGTGGTCGCTGTCGCAGCCCTCTTCGCGGGCCTCATCTACCGGACCTGGCGTCCGCTGCTCCATCTGGTGGTCATCGGCACCGGATCGATCCTCATCGCGTTGACCACCTGGGGGCCGTACCTGTGGTTGACCGTCACGGGGCACCCGACGGAGGGCAGCACCGCACCGAACTTCCTGCCCGTGGAAGGCACGCAGATCCCTGTGCCGTTCCTCTCGCTGTCGGTGGTGGGGCTGCTGTGTCTGGCCGGACTGATCTGGCTGGTGGTCCGCGCCACCGACCTGGACGCCCGCAGCATGGGTCTGGCACTGGCGGGGTTCTACCTGTGGGCGGTCGCGTCCATGGTGTTCACGCTGGCCGGGACGACGCTGCTGGGCTTCCGCATCGAGGTCCTCATCGTCCTCCAGTTGGCCACCGCCGGTGTGCTCGCGCTCGCGGAACTGCGCCTGATCGGGGTGGAGTCTCTGTATCCCGACCGCCTCAACGCACGCAGCCGCCGCTACGTCACGGTGCTCATGGTCATCATCCTCAGCGGCGGCGGCCTGCTCTACGCCCAGCAGATCCCGGTGGAGAACCAGCGCGCCATCGACCACGCGTACTCCGACACCGACGGGTACGGCGAACGCGCCGACCGCTTCACCGCCGACGTCAGCCGGTACTACGGGGAGATCGACGCTGAGATCCGCTCCCACGGCCACGAGCCCTCGGACACCGTCGTGTACACCGACGAACTCAACTTCCTCGCCTTCCACCCCTACTTCGGGTTTCAGGCGTTCACCAGCCACTACGCCAACCCCCTGGGCGAGTTCACGGCGCGCAACGACACCATCGACGACTGGGCCACCGGGTCCTGGGACGACCTGTCCGACCCGGAGGACTTCGACGACGCGCTGACGGGCACCCCGTGGCGCGGCCCGGACGTGTTCCTCCTCCGCGGCGAAGTGGACGCAATCGCAGACGAGGACCAGAAATCGGGGTGGAAGTCCCACCTCGCCGAAGACATCTACCCGAACAACCCGAACGTCCGCTACCGCATCATCGACTTCAACCCGGAGGTGTTCCGGTCGGATATGTGGAATACCTCCCAGATCGGCCCCTTCGTGGTGGCAACCCGGGTAAAGAACCCGGCCTGA
- a CDS encoding decaprenylphospho-beta-D-erythro-pentofuranosid-2-ulose 2-reductase, giving the protein MLNAVGQAQNILLLGGTSEIGLGIVAEFLKRGPARVTLAARKDSPRITAATDQIIDAGASEVDVVDFDATDFESHPAVIDAAFSHGDVDVAIVAFGTLGDQEALWQDQTAAVASAQTNYTGPVSVGVLLGQRFKEQGHGTIVALSSVAGVRVRRSNFVYGASKAGLDGFYTQLGEALRGTGANVLVVRPGQVRTRMSSGGKEAPLTVDVTEVAEATVDGVMKGRDIIFVHPAFEAVAAVFNVIPRKIFRRLPF; this is encoded by the coding sequence ATGCTCAACGCAGTGGGCCAGGCCCAGAACATTCTGCTGCTCGGCGGCACCTCCGAGATCGGCCTCGGCATCGTCGCCGAGTTCCTCAAGCGCGGCCCCGCCCGCGTCACGCTGGCGGCACGCAAGGATTCCCCGCGGATCACCGCAGCCACGGACCAGATCATCGACGCCGGCGCCTCCGAGGTCGACGTCGTCGACTTCGACGCCACCGACTTCGAATCCCACCCGGCAGTCATCGACGCCGCCTTCTCCCACGGGGACGTCGACGTCGCCATTGTGGCGTTCGGCACCCTGGGCGACCAGGAGGCGCTGTGGCAGGACCAGACCGCCGCCGTCGCCTCCGCCCAGACCAACTACACCGGCCCCGTGTCGGTGGGCGTGCTGCTGGGACAGCGTTTCAAGGAACAGGGCCACGGCACGATCGTCGCCCTGTCCTCCGTCGCCGGGGTGCGCGTGCGCCGCTCCAACTTCGTCTACGGCGCCTCCAAGGCGGGCCTCGACGGCTTCTACACCCAGCTCGGCGAGGCGCTTCGCGGCACCGGCGCGAACGTGCTCGTGGTCCGCCCGGGACAGGTCCGCACCCGGATGTCCTCCGGCGGCAAGGAGGCCCCGCTGACCGTCGACGTCACCGAGGTCGCAGAGGCCACCGTCGACGGCGTCATGAAGGGCAGGGACATCATCTTCGTCCACCCGGCGTTCGAGGCCGTCGCCGCAGTGTTCAACGTGATCCCGCGAAAGATCTTCCGCAGGCTACCCTTTTAG
- a CDS encoding FAD-binding oxidoreductase encodes MELQTTTQSLTGWGRTAPSTAHVLATPDVEKIIAAVTQVADDNADKPIHLRRGVIARGMGRSYGDPAQNAGGLVVDMQPLNKIHSIDPDSAIVDVDGGVTLDQLMKAALPYGLWVPVLPGTRQVTIGGAIGPDIHGKNHHSAGSFGDHVTSMELLVADGRVLHLEPEGSADDPAGTLFWATVGGMGLTGIILRARIRMTKTETAYFIADGDLTQNLEETIEFHADGSEKNYTYSSAWFDAISPEPKLGRAAISRGSLATLDQLKELSPKLAKDPLKFNAPQLVTVPDIFPSFTMNKLSMMAIGELWWLKSGEYQNQVQNLTQFYQPLDLIGEWNRGYGSRGFLQYQFVVPREATEPFKEIIRDIQGSGHYSALNVFKLFGEGNRAPLSYPMPGWNVCVDFPIKKGLGAFLDDLDRRVMEFGGRLYLAKESRTSAENFHKMYPGMAGWLKTRNEIDPTGVFASDMSRRLELN; translated from the coding sequence ATGGAACTTCAGACCACCACCCAGTCCCTCACCGGATGGGGCCGCACCGCCCCGTCGACGGCGCACGTCCTGGCGACGCCGGATGTCGAGAAGATCATCGCGGCCGTGACGCAGGTCGCCGACGACAACGCGGACAAGCCCATCCACCTGCGTCGCGGCGTCATCGCCCGCGGCATGGGACGCTCCTACGGCGACCCGGCGCAGAACGCCGGCGGGCTCGTCGTCGATATGCAGCCGCTGAACAAGATCCACTCCATCGACCCGGATTCGGCGATCGTGGACGTGGACGGCGGCGTGACCCTCGACCAGCTGATGAAAGCCGCGCTGCCCTACGGCCTGTGGGTCCCGGTGCTGCCGGGCACCCGCCAGGTGACCATCGGCGGCGCGATCGGCCCGGACATCCACGGCAAGAACCACCACTCCGCCGGCTCCTTCGGTGACCACGTGACTTCCATGGAACTACTGGTCGCCGACGGCCGTGTGCTCCACCTCGAACCGGAAGGCTCGGCCGACGACCCGGCCGGCACCCTGTTCTGGGCGACCGTGGGCGGCATGGGCCTGACCGGCATCATCCTGCGCGCCCGCATCCGCATGACCAAGACGGAGACCGCGTACTTCATCGCGGACGGCGACCTGACGCAGAACCTCGAGGAGACCATCGAGTTCCACGCGGACGGTTCGGAGAAGAACTACACCTACTCCTCCGCCTGGTTCGACGCGATCTCCCCGGAACCCAAGCTCGGCCGCGCGGCCATCTCCCGTGGTTCCCTGGCCACGCTGGACCAGCTCAAGGAGCTGTCGCCGAAGCTGGCGAAGGATCCGTTGAAGTTCAACGCGCCGCAGCTGGTGACCGTGCCGGACATCTTCCCCTCCTTCACCATGAACAAGCTGTCCATGATGGCCATCGGCGAGCTGTGGTGGCTGAAGTCCGGCGAGTATCAGAACCAGGTGCAGAACCTCACGCAGTTCTACCAGCCGCTGGACCTCATCGGCGAGTGGAACCGCGGCTACGGTTCCCGTGGTTTCCTGCAGTACCAGTTCGTGGTCCCGCGCGAGGCCACCGAGCCGTTCAAGGAGATCATCCGCGACATCCAGGGCTCGGGGCACTACTCCGCGCTGAACGTGTTCAAGCTCTTCGGCGAGGGCAACCGCGCCCCGCTGTCCTACCCCATGCCGGGCTGGAACGTCTGCGTCGACTTCCCCATCAAGAAGGGGCTGGGCGCGTTCCTCGACGACCTGGACCGCCGCGTCATGGAGTTCGGCGGCCGCCTGTACCTGGCCAAGGAGTCGCGCACCTCCGCCGAGAACTTCCACAAGATGTACCCGGGAATGGCGGGCTGGTTGAAGACCCGCAACGAGATCGACCCCACCGGCGTCTTCGCCTCCGACATGTCCCGCCGCCTCGAACTGAACTAG
- a CDS encoding GtrA family protein, producing MVTEVQPKEKGLRIQAIRFIISGGVSAIVDLGLTFILQVLLGVGPVLARSVGFIFGTTTAYLINRRWTFQAEPSLRRFLQVAGLYSITYFVNVGLHAVFYRLFTDWDWHNSVAVVVAFLIAQGTATVINFIVQRAFIFR from the coding sequence GTGGTAACAGAGGTACAACCCAAGGAAAAGGGCCTGCGCATTCAGGCCATCCGGTTCATCATCTCCGGCGGCGTCTCGGCGATCGTCGACCTCGGGCTGACGTTCATCCTCCAGGTGCTCCTGGGCGTCGGCCCGGTCCTGGCGCGGTCCGTCGGATTCATTTTCGGCACCACCACCGCCTACCTGATCAACCGGCGCTGGACCTTCCAGGCAGAGCCCTCCCTGCGCCGATTCCTGCAGGTGGCGGGGCTGTACAGCATTACGTACTTCGTCAACGTCGGCCTGCACGCCGTCTTCTACCGGCTGTTCACCGACTGGGACTGGCACAACTCCGTGGCCGTGGTGGTCGCTTTCCTCATCGCGCAGGGCACCGCCACGGTGATCAACTTCATCGTCCAGCGGGCCTTCATCTTCCGCTAG
- a CDS encoding glycosyltransferase — MIPMPTATLSRSGTTAAVIVTHRRVELLRASLEQVVGQTHPVDWVIVVDNGCEEAVRDLVAELAGERAVYLASRTNLGGAGGFAYGFLTALALGADAVWCADDDGRPADEHVLALLFDVAERHRLHEVSPVVCNIDDPGRLAFPLRQGLTWKRRRDELEGEFLPGIASLFNGALISAQAMEIIGVPDYRLFIRGDEVEYHRRLVRSGLAFGTALSTAYLHPDGSDEFKPILGGRMHTQYPDNESKRYFTYRNRGYVMSQPGMRKLLPQEYARFSWFFLVQRRDPAGFREWLRLHRQGRNERFTRPS, encoded by the coding sequence ATGATCCCCATGCCAACAGCCACTTTGTCACGTTCCGGCACCACTGCAGCGGTGATCGTCACCCATCGCCGGGTGGAGCTCCTCCGGGCCTCGCTGGAGCAGGTGGTGGGCCAGACTCACCCGGTGGACTGGGTGATTGTGGTGGACAACGGTTGTGAGGAGGCGGTCCGCGACCTGGTCGCAGAGCTCGCCGGGGAGCGGGCGGTGTACCTGGCGAGCCGGACGAATCTGGGCGGGGCGGGCGGCTTCGCCTACGGTTTCCTCACCGCCCTGGCCCTGGGCGCGGACGCGGTCTGGTGCGCCGACGACGACGGCCGCCCCGCGGACGAGCACGTGCTGGCGTTGCTTTTCGACGTCGCCGAGCGTCACCGTCTCCACGAGGTTTCCCCCGTCGTGTGCAACATCGACGACCCCGGCCGGCTCGCGTTCCCGTTGCGCCAGGGGCTGACCTGGAAGCGGCGCCGCGACGAGCTGGAGGGGGAGTTCCTCCCCGGTATCGCGAGCCTGTTCAACGGCGCGCTGATCAGCGCGCAGGCGATGGAGATCATCGGCGTGCCCGACTACCGCCTGTTCATCCGCGGCGACGAGGTGGAGTACCACCGCCGGCTGGTGCGTTCAGGGTTGGCCTTCGGCACCGCCCTGAGCACCGCTTACCTGCACCCGGACGGTTCCGATGAATTCAAGCCGATCCTGGGCGGGCGGATGCACACCCAGTACCCGGACAACGAGTCCAAGCGCTACTTCACCTACCGCAACCGCGGCTACGTCATGAGCCAGCCGGGCATGCGGAAGCTGCTGCCGCAGGAGTACGCCCGCTTCAGCTGGTTCTTCCTGGTGCAGCGCCGTGATCCGGCAGGATTCCGGGAGTGGCTGCGGCTGCACCGTCAGGGGCGCAACGAGCGTTTCACGCGGCCGAGCTAG
- a CDS encoding DUF559 domain-containing protein, translated as MKKFRLEKDAVVDTAMLKANGVSAHHIAVLVQAGQLHRVERGVYTTSPPAGSLLLRALAHRRPTLVYSGKTAFELHSEQELTLPLTGRVLYGSSDTGTPLLTLRQSRKLPFESIGELKVVSPVSAVADHMDHDDSELLDFLEKAYRRKEGRQLLERHLEQLPRVSPGLASLLGRAAVGGDSDAERKVFRRLRERGLVVEQNKDIGGYLFDGVIEAAQLIVEIDGYKYHSAESRETFIADRWKANYAVRHGYRVLRYSGSCVEYHLEDVVEQIAAAVNEDPEHLGTEARQVWRWHNTFIRDGPWWAEVAQ; from the coding sequence ATGAAGAAGTTCCGGCTGGAGAAGGACGCGGTCGTGGATACGGCGATGTTGAAGGCGAACGGGGTCAGTGCGCACCACATCGCCGTGTTGGTGCAGGCGGGTCAACTGCACCGCGTGGAACGGGGCGTCTACACCACCTCCCCGCCGGCAGGCAGCCTGCTGCTGCGGGCGCTGGCGCATCGGCGGCCGACCCTGGTGTACTCGGGAAAAACAGCCTTCGAACTCCACTCTGAGCAGGAGCTCACGCTGCCGTTGACCGGGCGGGTTCTTTATGGTTCCTCGGATACGGGGACCCCGTTGCTGACCCTGAGGCAGAGCAGGAAGCTGCCCTTCGAATCAATCGGGGAACTCAAGGTGGTGTCCCCTGTGTCCGCGGTGGCCGATCATATGGATCATGACGACTCCGAACTGCTGGATTTCCTGGAGAAGGCGTACCGACGGAAGGAGGGCAGACAGTTGCTGGAGCGCCACCTGGAGCAGCTGCCGCGGGTTTCACCGGGGCTGGCGAGTCTGCTCGGGCGGGCGGCCGTCGGCGGTGACAGCGACGCCGAGCGGAAGGTGTTCCGCAGGCTCAGGGAGCGGGGGCTGGTCGTCGAGCAGAACAAGGACATCGGGGGCTATCTTTTCGACGGGGTGATCGAGGCGGCGCAGTTGATCGTGGAGATCGACGGCTACAAGTACCACTCGGCCGAAAGCCGCGAGACGTTCATCGCTGACCGGTGGAAGGCCAATTACGCTGTCCGGCACGGGTACCGGGTGCTGCGCTATTCGGGGAGTTGCGTGGAATACCACCTGGAGGATGTCGTGGAGCAGATTGCGGCGGCCGTCAATGAGGACCCGGAGCATCTGGGTACTGAGGCGCGTCAGGTGTGGAGATGGCACAACACGTTCATCCGGGACGGCCCGTGGTGGGCGGAGGTGGCACAATGA
- a CDS encoding ABC transporter ATP-binding protein has translation MVSIDTYDACVDFPIFDAKSRSMKKTLLSTAGGAIGRNSDNTVVVEALKDINLHLREGDRVGLVGHNGAGKSTLLRLLSGIYEPTRGSADIRGRVAPVFDLGVGMDPEISGYENIIIRGLFLGQTRKQMKAKIDEIADFSELGEYLNMPLRTYSTGMRVRLALGVVTSIEPEILLLDEGIGAVDAAFMAKARVRLQELVKRSGILVFASHSNDFLAQLCNTALWIDHGHVRKAGLVDEVVEAYEGKGAGDYVRSLLQRFDEDGQPTPSP, from the coding sequence TTGGTTTCCATCGACACCTACGACGCCTGCGTCGACTTCCCCATCTTCGACGCCAAATCGCGTTCCATGAAGAAGACCCTGCTCTCCACCGCCGGCGGCGCCATCGGCCGCAACAGCGACAACACCGTCGTCGTCGAAGCGCTCAAGGACATCAACCTGCACCTGCGGGAAGGCGACCGCGTCGGGCTCGTCGGCCACAACGGCGCCGGCAAATCCACGCTGCTGCGCCTGCTGTCCGGCATCTACGAACCCACCCGCGGCTCCGCCGACATTCGCGGCCGCGTCGCCCCCGTCTTCGACCTCGGCGTCGGCATGGACCCGGAGATCTCCGGCTACGAGAACATCATCATCCGCGGCCTCTTCCTCGGCCAGACGCGCAAACAGATGAAAGCCAAGATCGACGAGATCGCCGACTTCTCCGAGCTCGGCGAATACCTCAACATGCCTCTTCGCACCTACTCCACCGGCATGCGCGTGCGCCTCGCCCTCGGCGTGGTCACCTCCATCGAACCCGAGATCCTGCTTCTCGACGAAGGCATCGGCGCCGTCGACGCCGCCTTCATGGCCAAGGCCCGCGTCCGCCTGCAGGAACTGGTCAAACGCTCCGGCATCCTCGTCTTCGCGTCCCACTCCAACGACTTCCTCGCCCAGCTGTGCAACACCGCCCTGTGGATCGACCACGGCCATGTGCGCAAGGCCGGCCTCGTCGACGAGGTCGTGGAGGCCTATGAGGGCAAGGGTGCCGGCGACTACGTCCGCTCCCTGCTGCAGCGTTTCGACGAGGACGGCCAACCGACCCCCTCCCCGTAG